The Apium graveolens cultivar Ventura chromosome 11, ASM990537v1, whole genome shotgun sequence genome has a window encoding:
- the LOC141698617 gene encoding peroxidase P7-like, which yields MASQINSTKFLCTILFIVSLLSSLASAQLSANFYSRSCPNVQTLVRTATNQAVSNQARQGASILRLFFHDCFVNGCDGSVLLDDVSGFTGEKTANPNRNSARGFEVIDTIKTRVEAACNATVSCADILALSARDSVVALGGPSWTVLLGRRDARTASLSAANNQIPAPTSSLSTLLSMFSSKGLNARDMTALSGGHTIGQAQCNNFRGHIYNDTNINAAFRTTRQANCPASGGNTNLAPLDIQSPNQFGNSYYQNLVNQRGLLHSDQELFNGGSTDAQVRSYSNNNAAFLSDFTAAMIKMGNISPLTGSNGEIRRNCRLRN from the exons ATGGCTTCCCAAATTAATAGTACAAAGTTCTTGTGCACAATTCTCTTCATTGTTTCTCTTCTTTCTAGCCTAGCTAGTGCCCAGCTCTCAGCTAACTTTTATTCTCGTTCATGCCCAAATGTTCAAACCCTTGTCCGCACAGCTACCAACCAGGCAGTCAGTAATCAAGCACGTCAGGGTGCCTCTATTCTACGTTTGTTCTTCCATGATTGTTTCGTTAAT GGGTGTGATGGATCTGTACTGCTGGATGACGTATCAGGTTTCACCGGGGAAAAGACAGCAAATCCTAACAGAAACTCAGCAAGAGGTTTTGAAGTGATTGACACCATTAAAACTAGGGTTGAAGCTGCTTGTAATGCCACTGTCTCATGTGCTGATATTCTAGCACTTTCAGCACGAGATAGTGTTGTTGCG CTGGGAGGACCATCATGGACAGTACTCCTAGGCCGAAGAGACGCAAGAACAGCAAGTCTGAGTGCAGCTAACAATCAAATCCCAGCACCAACCTCAAGTCTCTCCACCCTCCTCTCCATGTTTTCCTCCAAAGGTCTCAACGCCCGCGACATGACTGCGCTTTCAGGTGGCCACACCATAGGCCAAGCTCAGTGTAACAACTTCCGTGGACACATATATAATGACACAAACATAAACGCCGCATTCAGAACTACTCGTCAGGCAAATTGTCCAGCTTCTGGTGGTAACACAAACTTGGCTCCTCTTGACATACAGAGCCCCAATCAATTTGGAAATAGTTACTATCAAAACCTTGTGAATCAGCGAGGACTTCTCCATTCTGATCAGGAGCTCTTCAATGGTGGATCTACCGATGCTCAGGTTCGAAGTTACAGTAACAATAATGCAGCTTTTCTTAGTGATTTCACTGCTGCGATGATAAAGATGGGAAATATCAGTCCTCTTACTGGAAGTAATGGAGAGATCAGAAGAAACTGCAGGCTTCGTAATTGA